A region of the Anolis carolinensis isolate JA03-04 chromosome 1, rAnoCar3.1.pri, whole genome shotgun sequence genome:
GGAGTTGTTACAATAGATAAtactttatatataaaataatgatcaAACAGTGTGAAGGAGCAATTCGTACAATCTTTGAATGTCTTAATTATTCAGATTCTTAAACATAGAAGCTTTTTAGATGTGCAAACAGACAGCATGATCCCCAACATTTTGCAATCAGCTGTAAAGTAATCTAGATTCAGAAGGACTTACTTTCAAGTAAGCTTGTACAGGAATGTAACGTTCTTGTATTTTACTGGTCCATgcagtcacaaagagttggagacgactaaacgactgaggaGCAGCTTGAAATTTGGATTGGGAGTTACACCAAAGGAGTCATAAATGTGTAGTTTCAAGTCCAGAATAACTACTAGCTTTAAGTAATCAGGGCTGTTGTTGAAGTTGTTGAAGAAATTGTTATATTCCTTGATAAAGTGTAGACATGTATGtgtgttttagatttttaaatatcttgtccctgttcctttaTGTTTACTTGCCTCTAAACAATAATAAAGATAGAAGGGGTCCTAATTTTCCAACTTCTTTTGTTTATATAAACATTTTTAGCAACCAGACAATATTGTTTATGTGATGGATGCCTCTATTGGTCAAGCCTGTGAAGCTCAAGCAAAAGCATTTAAAGACAAAGTTGATGTCGCCTCTGTGATCGTGACAAAACTTGATGGTCATGCAAAAGGAGGTGGGGCACTCAGTGCGTAagtattgttttgatttgatttatatcccacttttctcctcaaTGGGACTCAAAATGATttacaatataaattaaaacagaatatgAAGTACAAAGTTAAAAAATACTAAATCAGTCACTCAGTTTaaagaaccaattaaaaacattaacaatTAAAAACACCTACATACACATTGCACACTTTAAAACAGCAATCCAATTTCACATCATTCTactactactaccctgtttccccgaaaataagacagtgtcttatattaattttctctcccaaagatgctctaggtcttattttcaggggatgtcttatttttccatgaagaagaattcacatttattgttgaacaaaaaaaaatgaacttttattatatactgtacagtagttgtcatcacaaaccagcataaccagacaaactgtgaatcctatcaagaattccttgttatttccatgtacaacactctatggtacatacatttaccgatcctgcatgctctggtgttctgttcggcaggcatgcttccaaacaaaacctttgctaggtcttactttcaggggaggccttatatttagcaattcagcaaaacttctactaggtcttattttctggggatgtcttattttaggggaaacagggtattattatttactttatttatacccccccccctcaaccttgcggaaggccagcagggatggggccatcctggtctctcttgggagggagtaaCTACCAAAAAgaccctctcccatgttcccaccaaatgcgCTTGAGTGAGCATTCAGCAAGCCAAAGGTGAAGCCCATTTAAACAGAAGGTCTTTTCTCTTCCTCATGGGGCTGAAAGTAGCACTCTGAAtcactccatagtaaaacatttctgaaattaTAGAACTAAACCTGACTTACATTTTGTCAGTTAGTTAATGTGGcacctttttattttgtttttgtggaaacataagtacagtagagtcccgcttatccgacttccgcttatccgacgtaccgtattatccgacgcaagTCAGCTCAGTGGTTGCTCTAGCACAGCAGGCCTCTCCCATCGGAGCATCCAGCCTGTACTGCCGCGTCTCGCCCTTCCTGGCAAAATGCAGCGGGCTTCTCCACTCGTCGGGAAGGGCGGGAGGACCTCTGCATGTTGCTGATACTCAATCAGCTGCTCTGCTCGCTGGGGGGAGCGGGGGGCCTTCTGcatgttgctgcttagagaaacttctctaagcagcaacactttCGGCTTCACCAGTCGCCAGGAGGAGTGGAAGGCtgtctgcatgttgctgcctagcaacacgcagtcAGCTGCTCCACTCCCCGGGAGGcgcagggggggggggatctgcatgttactgcatagagaaacttctctaagcagcaacactttCAGATTTTCCAGTCGCTGGGAGCGGAGGGCTCCCTGCATGTTACTgcatagagaaacttctctaaaCAGCAACACTTGGCTTCCCCAGTCGCTGGGAGGAGTGGAAGGCCATCTGCATGTTGTTGCCAAGCAACACGCAGCCAGCTACTCCACTcgccaggaggaggaggggggcggggggggggctctgcatgttactgcatagagaaacttctctaagcagcaacacttaGTCGGCTGCTCCATTTGCCAGGCGCTGAACAGGAAATGGTGAGAGCCCTGAATGAGCTACAAAACATTCTTGCATTCATCTTATAGGAAGGGATGGCTGTTTTCACTCTAGTGTTCACATAAtattgcttctttcccttttagaGAAATAATACCTGTCCTTTATTTTGGTTTATGGTCAGGCATTCATATCCTAAGCACTCAAGTACTCCAGGGCAGTGGGAAAGCAAATGAGATTAAAACTACAGTATGCTCACAAAGTAGGACTGAACCTGAAGAAAAACTGTTGAGTTAATGCTGCTTTATTTCTCCATATCTGACTCCTTACACTTCCAGAGGCCctatttattgaactgctttttctgtggatttgttataaaacatgatgttttggtgctaaattaataaatacagtaattactacataacattaccatgtattgaactgctttttctgaggatttgttgtctaacatgatgttttggtgcttaatttgtaaaatcataatgtaatttgatgtttaataggcttttatttaacccctccttattatccagcatattcgcttatccaacgttctgccggcccgtttacgttggataagtgagactctactgtattgtgaataCAGATAGTTATCTGATTACTGCAATGCAGTGCTGGGAAGAATGGCTGTTCTTTTCAATACTGTCAGTTTTTCCATTAACAAAATTCAgagattttaatatttaatgtttgatGTACAGTATAAATCTAGTTTTCCCAGTCTGGTCACAAAGAGAATTTTAAACTTTTTCCCATGCATCAATTGTAGCTTATCTCATGAGGATTTTTCATATTAAGCTTTTCAGTTGAGAACATTACAGTATATCTTACTTAATAGATGTTGTCTTTCAGATTTTAAATTTTGCTCATTCTGAGTTTAACTAACATGTAGTACATTTTATGCTGCATTGCAGAGTTGCTGCCACTAAAAGTCCAATCATTTTCATTGGTACTGGTGAACATATAGATGACTTTGAACCCTTTAAAACACAGCCTTTTATCAGCAAACTTCTTGGTATGTATTGCAGGAGTTTCTGTCTAATATTGTGGCTTCTTCAAACCTTACCTTTTCTCACAGGTGCTTTACTTTGTTGCTGAAGATGctatcatttttttgtttttgttttccaggtATGGGAGATATTGAAGGATTGATAGATAAAGTAAATGAATTAAAGTTAGATGACAACGAGGCTCTCATAGAGAAACTAAAACATGGTAAGCTATACAAAAAAACATTTATAATATGCTCTTCAGCGGCTTAATGATCTGCTTGTTCTAGAAAgtacatggtgctttacaagTAAAGGAACAACAAAACAGTTCCCTGTTGCCAGGCTTTACATTCTAATAAAGACACAGCACAAGAAGAAAAAGGGATGGCAGTGTAGGAAGAATTAAGTTCAGTAGCCGCtgcctcttcccttctctctccagtGGCCGGGGCAGTGGAAACAGGGTTGGGAGCAGGGCCTTTCTTCAGCTGGAGGGCTTAGGCATGATGGAGTTGTGCCTACCTCTTCTGTCCCTCAGAGGCCACAGAAGGTCACTTGAAATGAAGGGAGGGTCTTTCCTTAGCTCATGGGCCTAGGTGTAATGTGGCTGTGCCTGCCTCTTGTTCTCTCCTGCCAAGGGCACAGTAGTGGTCATCTGTTGCGGctgctttgattgttcttttcctacatagcagggggttggactagatagcccatgtggtctctttattattctatgattctatgagatggaGGGAAAGGCTCCATCTGTTTCTGGGCCTAGGTATAATGAAGCTGTGCCGGCTTCTTCTTGTTCTTGTATTTTTCCAAGATAAAAATTTAACCAGTATCTTCTGTGCTTCAGGTCAATTTACTTTGAGAGACATGTATGAACAGTTCCAAAACATCATGAAAATGGGGCCCTTCAGTCAAATCTTGGTAACTATAGCTGAAACTTtaacgttttggatttttaaaaagatcttcaTAAGATTCTGCACTATACAATTAAGCCTTTATCTGATTTTTAAAACTCCATAAAGATATCACTCTGTACTTGAAAGAGGTACTATTTTcccatttctttatttcttctgtaGGGTATGATTCCTGGTTTTGGAACAGATTTTATGAGTAAAGGCAATGAACAGGAATCAATGGCAAGGCTAAGGAAACTGATGACAATAATGGACAGTATGAATGATCAAGGTAATGTTTCCATTTGTTTAAAACTGAACAACAGAGGTGTTGAAGTGTATTATACTGTCAGGACAGTGAACAAGCTTAAAAACTTAAATCTTTATATTTCATAATACCTAAATTCTAAGATATAAATTTTGAAGCTGGACTTGCCTCTCCATGAACAAGAAGAGTTATTCTTCTCGTTATGGAAGCGGGATCTAGTGGAAACTTTTTGCAGGTGGTGGCTTTCTCCATTTCTCCTTGGAATTCCTTATACCATCTTCTTGCACATTTTTGGAGGACCTTCTCGAGAAATGTGGGAGGTATCATGGAAGGAtgcagaagaaagggagaaatggaGAATGTTGTTTTCCCTTGCTCTAATGACTCGAGCCTTGGAgaagttctgtttttttttacgTAAGTGCCTAATCAAATACTATTTTATAGTGTTATAAATAGCTTTAGTTGCTGCTTTTAAAAGCGGGATTTCTCTGCTTGAAATCTATAGGAAATGTGAGGGCATAACGTAGCATCAATATTACGTCTTCAATGTTAAGATTTTATTAAGCTGCTAGTATagaagctatgttgttgttttttaacaaaAGCAAATTAGGAATGTACTTCAAAGCACTTTTACATTTTATGTTACAGAATGAATGTACTTTAATCTTACTTTTTTCTGATTACAGAACTAGATAGTACAGATGGGGCCAAAGTTTTCAGCAAACAACCTGGAAGAATCCAAAGAGTAGCAAGAGGTTCTGGCGTCTCAACTAGGGATGTTCAAGAACTACTAACACAGTACACAAAATTTGCACAAATGGTGAAAAAGATGGGAGGCATCAAAGGACTTTTCAAAGGTGAGAATATGACTATATGGTTTGGATGTTTGAAAGTGAATCACTTGCTACATTTTAGAAACTTTAATTTTCAGTTCACATTAAAATGTCACAGGTACTGTAATATTTAGGTATATGGAATGATCTTTTAACAGGAATGCCATTTCCAGGTATCTTTTTGAAAGAAGTTAAGTACTTGTGTCATTTGGGGAACGGATTCATGTTTATAATTCTGTTCTAGAAAATTATGTTTACCATGAACAAAGATGAGACTGAGTCATAAATGATAAGTGAGCAGACAGTATTACTGTCATTAGATCTTCTATCGAGacaaaaaaataattttccagtACCAAAGTTCAGCGTATTCCTAATGTTAATTCAGTGGTGCaggaataaaaattattaaagccCCCCTTTTCTGTCTTTTAAGGTGGTGATATGTCAAAGAACGTAAACCCATCCCAGATGGCAAAATTAAACCAACAGATGGCAAAGATGATGGATCCTAGAGTTCTTCACCACATGGgtaatgaggttttttttttttgtcttaatGATAGAGGCAAATGAAGTTCTTGTATTTAACAACTTTAATACTCTAATAATATGTACATGCATGTTATCCAACAATCACATTCATATTAACTAGAAAATAACGGGCCAATAAAGTATTTAGAAAGACCCTTCAGTGTatctagaaaataataataataataataataataataataatactttatttataccccgccaccatctccccaacggggactcggggaggcttacatggggccatgcccaagacaatacaatataacaaaatataaaaacaacatatcaaaatacaattaaacaatacaaaataacaatgcacagtacagaacaaaatcaaaagcaaaagcaacataacataacaagggcgggccgcatggacacaaagttaaaactcggggtaagaagagataagaataaaaccatggggaatagggacatgagatagtgaaacagtctagaggatagatgttggggggagtaacaaaggaggtatatgacagttactctccgaaagcacaccggaagagccatgtttttaagtctttcctaaaggctaaaagagtgggggcttgcctgatctcaatgggcagtgagttccacaaacggggggccacagcagaaaaggccctctcccttgttcccacaaggcgggcctgagataaaggcagtggcgacaggagggcctcccctgatgatcgaagggcacgggcaggtttatggtaggagatacagtcacgaaggtaggtgggtcccaaaccgtttagggctttataaatgatggtctgcaccttgaattgggaccggaaaatgaacggcagccagtggagctccttaaacaagggagtagatctctccctgtaactcgctcccgttattaatctggcagccgagcgttggaccaattgtaatttccgggccgtcttcaagggaagccccacgtagagcgcattacagtatgGAACTGTAGCCTTCCAAATGTGTTGGATTGTAATTTCCATGATCTCTCACCTTTGGTTGGTTATACCAGTTAAAGTTTTGGGGAAATCCCACCCACCCTTTTTAAAGAAACACAAGCTTAAAATAACTTACTCCATTTAATGTTATCCCAAAGTAATGCTGAAaagtttatatttaattttacgCTTCTGTTCCAGGTGGCATGGCAGGATTGCAGTCAATGATGAGGCAATTTCAACAAGGTGCTGCTGGAAACATGAAAGGCATGATGGGATTTAATAACATGTAAAATAAAAGCCTTAATAAACTGACTTGGAAAACCGTATTTGCTGAAACATCACTAAAAGAATGAGATCTCCTATTTTTACAGTGGAGGAGAATCTTATTGCAGCAAGTGACACTTTTGAAACTTCAATTCTGAGAATTTCTAGATTTATTTCTAGAaatgtgggtatatttttgcttAAATTAGccttttctcttttaattttgaTGTTACCTGGATAATTTaagttaaaaattaaattatgtaCAAATTTAATATTTAGAGGGAACTTTTTAATTGCCTCAGATGGCAGCCGTTATATTTGTAAACAATTCAGATCTTTGGTTAATATCAATATGTCACAAATATACTGTAAAATAAACTTAAGTGGTTGAAAATTTAAGAGCTGAATTTTTATGACATTGCACTGGGCCCTTGAAATAAGGCTGTTGCAAGGGAAAAAAGCTTTTGCCACCGTTGACTTGCTCTCTGAATGTATTGAAGTGCCCTTGATGAACCCTGCTTCCTTGATGCAGATGTACTGGTATTTACTTTGGACAAAATGACGTAGTTTATGCATTTAAACACCCAACACCTTTGTCTGTTCTGTTTTCTACTCAGCAAGGCAGAACTTATAccttctcaaaatggcaacacTTCATTGTGTtccaaaaacaaatatttattctTCCCCTCCAAAATGGTCATTATTTGGAGGGTAACTATTTTCAAGTAAAATGTTTTCTTGTAATTTTTTCCTGAGTCTTCATGATACTTTATGTTTAAGACCCAATACCAGAACAAATGCACTAATAAATATGTCTAATTTTTTTGCTGTTTTCATTTTATGGCACTTTCTATTGTCAGAGGCTACGCCATTTTTCCTGAATAACCGGTTAAGCAGCAGGAAGCTACAAAGAAATTTGGGGAGTGCCAGCACTAAATGCTtcatgtttgctttttaaagagtAACTAGTCTTTAATTAAGCCTTTTGGAGCCAACTTTTTATATAAAGTTCCTTTAAAATAACTTTAGAAAAGATACATGTGAATATTTACAATGCTAGTTTGTTAGGTGCCTTGAGGACTGAAACAGGAAGGGATAAAACCCTTGTTTGAAAGGACAGGGAAAATATTCTACTTCTCTCAAGAGAACCCCACCTTCAGTCTTGGTTCTGACTTCCATAGAAAAGCAAGTTGCTCTAGCCTGCTTATACATAACTCTTGGAACAGTGGCCTGAACACTAATGACATCTTATGAATGGCCCTTTTGTTCTTCCCATCTTTCAGTGATCAGACTGAGGACAATAATGTTTCTTTCAGTGTTTTGACAACCAGTTTTATGTTATCACTGCTTCCTAAAAATAGGTAACCTGAAGTTTTCTCCTTACAAACCTACAGATTGTAGGTTTGTAATGTAATgtttgtaatgtaatgtaatgtaatgtaatgcacTGTAATGTTTGATCTGACTGGAGTTCTTACAGGAAAGAAGTTGGCATGATTCAGCTAAGCACCTCCcctaatactttatttcccccaATACATCCTAACTGTTTTCCCCAAGGTTTTTGGGAGAGATTTCATTTCATGTAATGCATTATAGGATCATAATTTGTCTGTCTCGGTAGCTACCTCCAGAAAAATCTTTACTAAGGCCTACAATATCCAAAGTGATATGTATGTGTTTTTGGTTTGTGTGTCCTCATCCTTGGGTAGAGTGTGATTTCATTATGTAATAGGGCCAGGGAGTGACTTTCAAAACCTATATGCTTGTCATAGATCAGTGCTCTGCAGTGGGTTAATGTAGTGTTACGTTTAGAGTGGTTGCTTCCATCTAATCAGTCTTTTCTAATACTCGAAGCCAAAAACAACCCTGAAATCTTAATAAAAGTAGATGGAGTTTGCATTTTTAATGTAATTCAGGTGTTTGTGATTCATGatggaaaacaaacaaatcagtGTTGTAGATTGAAGATGAACAGATAAATCCATATGTGTAAGCTGAGTTCTTGGATCACATACCAGCAATACTGCAGGTTATGTGAAGGACTACCTGAGGAAAAAAAACAGTATCTGCAACTTCCAAGAGATTGCCCTCTTAGCCATTATAGATGTGGAATTACTGTCCATCAATATCCCACAAAAGTATGGACTACAGGCAATTAAAAATACTGTTCTCAGTGGACTTACAGAACATCTAGCCACCAAATTGTGATTTTGTATTAAAACAACCATTTTTGGGAACTACTTTCAAATTGAAAGCACTACCGTGGACAGTGGTTTTTCCAATGGTTTTTCAGCTCCAGCACACACAGACCTTTCTTCTACAAGAAGTATAACTTTATCTTTTGGATTAATGCAAATTAATTATTTGAAATTCCATTAGGATTCCAACAACATTCCCTCTGTTGTCAACCTAAATCTCAGACGATGCACACATGTTCACTATCTTGACACTGTACATTATACAGCTACAAAATTGACTTTTTGGCACTGTTATATTGGAAGTGTATTGATTAATGCACATACTTTAGTATCTCTAGCTTCCACCCAAAATTGTTTCCTGCCAAGTCTTTAGATACAAGTCTTATGTGCTTAGACCCACAAGACAGCCTCAAAATGCATGGATTTGCAGAAAACATTTCTCAAACTACCATATCTATACAATGAAGTTAAAATAAGGCAAAACATATATCTAGGAACAAGCTACTACAAGACAGTGAAAAACCAAAAAATGACAGAACATGCATAAGCCCCACCTTAGACCACTCAAATGAACTAATCAATTAGCTACAACTAATTTTGGAAAATAACTATGTACTCTTATGCTCTGGGTGGCAGGACTTCACTTGGATATAGACAGTCCCCCATCCAATGACTCGCCTTCCACAGgacacatagtaaaggtaaaggtttcccctgacgttaagtccagtcatgtctgattctgggggttggtgctcatctccatttctaagccgaagagccggtgttgtccgtagacacctccaaggtcatgtggacagcatgactgcatggagcgccattaccttcccgtcagagcggtacctattgatctactcacattggcatgttttcgaactgctaggttggcagaagctggagctaacagcggccgctcccgccgctcccagggtttgaacctgggacctttcggtctgcaagttcagcagctcagtgctttaacacacttcgccaccggggctccttgtacAGGACACATAACAGGCACAGAAATACAGAAACAAGACCCAGCTATAAGCCCAGATGCCAACTCTCACTACATCTACACTTGTGGCATATTGCCATTCCTGATAACAATTCCTGAGAGCTGCTGTTACATGTACATCTTCCAATGTGATATGTGCCATTCTCTGTCAGCAATACCCTCTAAATTCTTTGACATGAAAAATGGCAACAATTGATAGAAAAGCATTTCAAACATTAAATCTCTGAAGAACAAGTAGCTGTTATGGGGCGAggggataaaaaaaaatagcagaatTGGAATATACCGTATTAACAAATATCAATTTGTTAGCAGAGGGATGAAGAGAAATGGTTTCTTGGCACAATACACATATTAACATGGGAGTATCATAATATTTACACGTGTAACAAGAATTCTCCTTAGAACATTTTCTTAATGGACCATTTCAGGTGGGCAGATGGATTGTTTTTTCACCTAAAAACAGACTAGCTGCTCAGCACAAGAGTATCACTTTTTGAAGGTGTATGTCCACTTTAACAATTTGCATCATTCTACGTATATCCcactgcagtttgatcccacttgcacaattatgTAATCATTTTAAAATACCTGTGGCTTAATAGTGTTCTCTATCGGTGCATTTGGAGAACTGTATCGAAGttcacaaaagctcatgctaaaataag
Encoded here:
- the srp54 gene encoding signal recognition particle subunit SRP54 isoform X1, with product MVLADLGRKITSALRSLSNATIINEEVLNAMLKEVCTALLEADVNIKLVKQLRENVKSAIDLEEMASGLNKRKMIQHAVFKELVKLVDPGVKAWTPTKGKQNIIMFVGLQGSGKTTSCSKLAYYYQRKGWKTCLICADTYRAGAFDQLKQNATKARIPFYGSYTEMDPVIIASEGVEKFKNENFEIIIVDTSGRHKQEDSLFEEMLQVANAIQPDNIVYVMDASIGQACEAQAKAFKDKVDVASVIVTKLDGHAKGGGALSAVAATKSPIIFIGTGEHIDDFEPFKTQPFISKLLGMGDIEGLIDKVNELKLDDNEALIEKLKHGQFTLRDMYEQFQNIMKMGPFSQILGMIPGFGTDFMSKGNEQESMARLRKLMTIMDSMNDQELDSTDGAKVFSKQPGRIQRVARGSGVSTRDVQELLTQYTKFAQMVKKMGGIKGLFKGGDMSKNVNPSQMAKLNQQMAKMMDPRVLHHMGGMAGLQSMMRQFQQGAAGNMKGMMGFNNM